A stretch of Bacillus pseudomycoides DNA encodes these proteins:
- a CDS encoding carbohydrate ABC transporter permease, whose product MKKAPLIIKHLFLALSSILFVFPFIWMVLGSFKTSSEVLQGGFWPKEFHWENYRQVLEILPFNTYLFNSFYTSFIITIYVLISSALFAYMLAFYKFKGKNVTFSIVMATYMIPGAVSYVPVYVMLGKFGLLNSHFGYIISMAVSVFGIFYLKQSFHKIGYETVEAAKIDGASDWRILWKIVFPMTRSSFVTLGLVTFIGNYNNYIWPALILKDNTQKLITNGIADYFINSSLGRDWSHIMVASTIATVPLLLVFLVLQKWFLSGVTDSGIKG is encoded by the coding sequence ATGAAAAAAGCTCCATTAATCATAAAGCATCTCTTTTTAGCTTTATCAAGTATCTTGTTTGTCTTTCCATTCATATGGATGGTACTTGGTTCGTTTAAAACATCCAGTGAAGTATTGCAAGGAGGCTTCTGGCCTAAGGAATTTCACTGGGAAAATTATCGTCAAGTATTAGAAATTCTTCCATTTAACACGTATTTATTTAATAGTTTTTATACCTCTTTCATTATTACTATATATGTACTTATTTCGTCTGCACTCTTTGCTTATATGTTGGCATTTTATAAGTTCAAAGGGAAGAACGTAACGTTTAGTATCGTCATGGCAACCTATATGATTCCTGGAGCTGTATCGTATGTTCCTGTATATGTGATGTTAGGAAAGTTTGGGTTACTTAATTCCCATTTTGGATATATCATTTCTATGGCTGTTAGTGTATTCGGTATTTTCTATTTAAAACAATCATTCCACAAAATTGGTTATGAAACAGTAGAAGCAGCCAAAATTGATGGAGCAAGTGATTGGAGGATTCTTTGGAAGATTGTTTTTCCAATGACGCGATCATCATTTGTAACACTAGGATTGGTAACATTTATTGGGAATTATAATAATTACATCTGGCCAGCTCTTATATTGAAAGATAATACACAAAAATTAATTACTAACGGAATTGCTGATTATTTCATTAATAGTTCCTTAGGTCGAGATTGGTCACACATTATGGTTGCAAGTACAATCGCGACGGTGCCACTCTTACTTGTATTTTTAGTTTTACAAAAATGGTTCCTCTCAGGCGTTACTGATTCAGGAATAAAGGGTTAA
- a CDS encoding DeoR/GlpR family DNA-binding transcription regulator — MKSYTQFERRKYILDELEKYNRVMVNDLAKALNVTTETIRRDLDMMHKEGKLTKIHGGAVKKKDHTIEFYFEKRRSENIEEKRKIAMEASKLVEDNDIIAIEIGTTTIQVLDFIHDKKNLTVLTNSIPAVNKVIELKEQYDSFDCKLIVFGGMLNSNSLALSGDMMLNYLDHFTVNKLFASCDGISLEKELTCSYMEDAQVFQQLKKNAKQVVMMVDESKFNLTKFYKSGNFDDIDALYTNAKLDEVWQNVLISKGIEVITV; from the coding sequence ATGAAATCCTATACACAATTTGAACGAAGAAAATACATATTGGATGAGCTAGAAAAATACAATCGAGTGATGGTAAATGATTTAGCCAAGGCGTTAAATGTTACGACAGAAACAATTCGAAGAGATTTAGATATGATGCATAAGGAAGGTAAGCTTACGAAAATACATGGTGGTGCAGTTAAGAAAAAAGATCATACTATTGAATTTTATTTTGAGAAACGTCGATCTGAGAATATTGAAGAAAAACGAAAAATTGCTATGGAAGCAAGTAAATTGGTAGAAGATAATGATATTATCGCAATTGAAATTGGGACGACTACGATACAAGTTTTGGATTTTATACATGATAAAAAGAATTTGACGGTCCTAACAAACTCAATACCAGCCGTTAATAAAGTTATTGAGCTTAAAGAACAGTATGATTCATTTGATTGTAAATTAATAGTCTTTGGTGGGATGCTAAATTCCAATTCATTAGCATTGTCTGGAGACATGATGCTAAACTATCTTGACCACTTCACTGTTAATAAATTATTTGCTTCGTGTGATGGAATTTCTTTAGAAAAAGAACTGACATGTTCGTATATGGAAGACGCACAAGTTTTTCAGCAGTTAAAGAAAAATGCAAAACAAGTTGTGATGATGGTAGATGAGTCAAAGTTTAACTTAACAAAGTTTTATAAAAGCGGAAATTTTGATGATATAGATGCACTATATACAAATGCTAAACTCGATGAAGTATGGCAAAACGTCCTAATAAGTAAAGGGATTGAAGTAATAACAGTATAG
- a CDS encoding glycerophosphoryl diester phosphodiesterase membrane domain-containing protein, producing MLHRKRLSIPGVMRHSFQTVQFAFWNVLAFQLVYKLLAAIVFIPLFGMIFNKLLYWGGYANATNDELLAFLKTPYGIAAILILSILALFLIFTEFAVLIIISYFAHKRQRVKLRPILYKTVTYLPSLFTYCLPGFILYAVILLPLLSVGYKSALIPEIQIPNFITGELFKTTMGQVGYYTFFAVVMYLNLRWIFVFPIIVLEEKPFRTAARKSAKLVKESFFKVLFFLVGLFITIGIMFVLFMGLYLLLLWCVYEFTSPKGTFALLAESTLSVFLTSTLYLFSFIVTPFYIMALTRLYLQKVSVEDVLLEEGLDYSKTKADKCFFKKHRLKFIGVYIVGIFTVGVVVAFIVTFITNSYKEPVIMAHRGYVSKGVENTKEALQGAIDAKAEYAEIDVLQTKDGELAVIHDLNLKRLANANVQVSDLTMDELRKLTLHQDGFTGRISTLDEMIKLAKNKIKLNIEVKLHGNEKDFVKKVLKTIKENDFEKQCVIQTLHYPLIKEFKRANPNIKVGYILYASRANLKYVQADFYVAEEYMLNKSLVKAARKLNKPIYVWTVNDMESFKKYYKLNVDGIVTDYPVDAQETIKMMKKQEESETDVFDKITETTEDLFSKLFLSYPAAG from the coding sequence ATGCTACACCGTAAAAGACTATCTATACCAGGAGTCATGAGACATTCCTTTCAAACAGTACAATTTGCTTTTTGGAATGTGCTGGCGTTTCAGCTTGTTTATAAATTATTAGCAGCCATTGTATTTATACCGTTATTCGGTATGATTTTTAATAAGTTGTTGTATTGGGGCGGCTATGCAAATGCGACAAACGATGAATTGCTAGCTTTTTTGAAAACTCCATATGGTATTGCAGCTATTTTAATTTTATCGATATTAGCGCTTTTCCTCATTTTTACGGAATTTGCGGTACTTATCATTATTTCGTATTTTGCACATAAACGACAAAGAGTAAAATTGCGTCCGATTCTGTATAAAACGGTAACGTATTTACCTTCTCTTTTCACATATTGTTTACCAGGATTTATTTTGTATGCGGTAATCTTGTTACCTCTTTTAAGTGTCGGTTATAAATCTGCACTAATCCCAGAAATTCAAATTCCTAATTTTATTACAGGAGAATTGTTTAAAACGACAATGGGGCAAGTAGGGTATTATACCTTTTTTGCTGTAGTTATGTATTTGAATTTGAGATGGATTTTTGTTTTTCCTATTATTGTTTTAGAAGAAAAACCATTTCGCACAGCTGCACGTAAGAGTGCAAAGTTGGTAAAAGAAAGCTTTTTTAAAGTCTTATTCTTTTTAGTCGGACTTTTTATCACGATCGGGATTATGTTCGTTTTATTTATGGGTCTGTACTTATTACTTTTATGGTGTGTGTATGAATTTACGAGTCCAAAAGGAACATTTGCTTTATTAGCCGAATCTACCCTATCAGTATTTTTGACGAGTACATTATATTTATTTAGTTTTATTGTGACGCCGTTTTATATTATGGCATTGACAAGACTTTATTTACAAAAGGTTTCAGTTGAAGATGTTTTATTAGAAGAAGGCTTAGATTATTCCAAAACAAAAGCAGATAAATGTTTTTTTAAAAAGCATCGTTTGAAGTTTATTGGTGTATATATTGTTGGTATTTTCACCGTGGGCGTGGTTGTTGCTTTTATTGTGACGTTTATTACGAATTCATATAAAGAACCAGTTATTATGGCGCATCGTGGATATGTTTCCAAAGGAGTAGAGAATACGAAAGAGGCCCTACAAGGTGCGATTGATGCAAAAGCAGAGTATGCTGAAATCGATGTGTTGCAAACAAAAGATGGTGAATTGGCAGTGATACATGATTTGAACTTAAAACGTCTTGCGAATGCCAATGTACAAGTATCGGATTTGACGATGGATGAGCTTCGAAAGCTTACTCTTCATCAAGATGGATTCACGGGAAGAATTAGTACACTTGATGAGATGATTAAACTTGCGAAAAACAAGATAAAACTCAATATAGAAGTGAAATTGCACGGAAATGAAAAAGATTTTGTAAAGAAAGTATTGAAAACAATAAAGGAAAATGACTTTGAAAAACAATGTGTCATTCAAACATTGCACTATCCGCTCATTAAAGAATTTAAACGTGCAAATCCAAACATAAAGGTAGGATATATTTTATATGCAAGTAGAGCAAATTTAAAATACGTTCAAGCAGATTTTTATGTTGCAGAAGAATATATGTTAAATAAAAGCTTAGTAAAAGCAGCACGAAAGTTAAATAAGCCAATTTATGTATGGACTGTAAATGATATGGAAAGCTTTAAAAAATATTATAAGCTTAATGTCGATGGGATTGTTACAGACTACCCTGTGGATGCACAAGAAACCATTAAAATGATGAAAAAGCAAGAAGAAAGTGAAACAGATGTGTTTGATAAGATTACAGAAACAACGGAAGATTTATTTTCAAAGTTGTTTCTCAGTTATCCAGCTGCCGGTTAA
- a CDS encoding carbohydrate ABC transporter permease, translated as MQIKLSKAVFFLLPVGIPLILFWIIPNVISLGISFTDWDFMTTDFNFVGLDNYFNLFTQDAFIQALLNTLYFGIGTVIPTIALGLGFALFFRKKFKGSAIYQLLIFSPWVTPTVAVSIVWSLLYEPKFGVINEVLGFLGIPGLDWLQSSHTAMLAVIIVTVWKLVGWTMIFYIGALEKVPDSLYEAASIDGANSWQKFQYVTLPMVSPTTFFLVVVNTISAVQAYDQIKILTQGGPSGSTRTLLYLFFQQGFEQFDMGSATAIAFIILIITILLSIINKIIGDKWVNY; from the coding sequence ATGCAAATAAAATTATCAAAAGCTGTGTTCTTTTTATTACCGGTTGGAATACCTCTAATCTTGTTTTGGATTATTCCGAATGTAATTAGTTTAGGTATTAGTTTTACAGACTGGGATTTCATGACAACTGATTTTAATTTTGTTGGTTTAGATAACTATTTTAATTTGTTTACACAGGATGCTTTTATACAGGCATTGTTAAATACTCTTTATTTCGGGATTGGGACAGTTATTCCAACGATTGCATTAGGTTTAGGTTTCGCATTGTTCTTCCGAAAAAAATTCAAAGGTTCTGCAATTTATCAATTATTGATTTTTTCACCTTGGGTAACGCCAACAGTAGCTGTATCGATTGTATGGTCACTTTTATATGAACCTAAATTTGGAGTTATAAATGAGGTACTAGGCTTTTTGGGGATACCGGGTTTGGACTGGCTGCAGAGTAGTCATACAGCGATGCTAGCGGTCATTATTGTAACAGTATGGAAATTAGTTGGATGGACGATGATTTTCTATATTGGTGCATTAGAGAAAGTACCAGATAGTTTGTATGAAGCGGCTAGTATTGATGGGGCGAATTCATGGCAGAAATTCCAATATGTAACACTACCGATGGTTTCACCAACAACTTTTTTCTTAGTTGTTGTCAATACAATTTCTGCGGTGCAGGCTTACGATCAAATAAAAATTTTAACACAAGGTGGACCTAGTGGATCGACGCGAACGTTACTTTATTTATTCTTCCAACAAGGGTTTGAACAGTTCGATATGGGATCTGCAACGGCAATTGCATTTATTATATTAATCATTACAATTCTACTATCTATTATAAACAAGATAATAGGTGATAAGTGGGTGAACTATTAA